From the genome of Prevotella herbatica, one region includes:
- the nuoL gene encoding NADH-quinone oxidoreductase subunit L — protein sequence MEYSYAFLILLLPFLSFLVLGLCGMKMKKPVAGLIGTIMLGSLFAMSLYTAYEYFFVIGRDAATGLYPTVTVFNFTWLKFTELLTFNIGFRLTPISVMMLIVITTVSFMVHIYSFGYMAERDDKYKFEEYEHGFQRFYAYLSLFTMSMLGLVVATNIFQMYMFWELVGVCSYLLIGFYYPKHSAVHASKKAFIVTRFADLFFLIGILFFSYYVGTFNYDMNANPELIGKLASVAAKYSWLLPSALFLMFIGGAGKSAMFPLHIWLPDAMEGPTPVSALIHAATMVVAGVYQVASLFPIWVQYAPNQLHWVAYIAAFTSFYAAAVACCQSDIKRGLAFSTISQIAYMLVALGVSYAIDNHEGGLGYMAGMFHLFTHAMFKALLFLCSGAIIVIIGSNFKQYMGGLHKYMPITNICFLIGCIAISGVWPLAGFFSKDEIVSACFEFSPFMGWFMTLVSGMTAFYMFRLYYVIFWGQSYYELDPENRKKPGEVPFVMWGPLVFLAIVSIFAGWIPFGHFISATGQSMEIGLQHFEFSGVAWFSLLAAAIGIGLATWMYLPKNNPVPDMLAKKMPRLHKAALNRFYIDDAWQFFTHKIVFGCFSKPIAWFDRHVIDGTFNFMAWSAQEAGETIRPWQSGDVRSYAAWFLTGTVALTLILLCILS from the coding sequence ATGGAATACAGTTATGCATTTTTAATACTTCTTCTACCATTCTTGAGCTTTTTGGTTCTTGGTCTTTGTGGTATGAAGATGAAAAAGCCGGTTGCCGGTTTAATCGGTACTATAATGTTGGGTAGCCTTTTCGCTATGTCATTGTATACTGCTTATGAGTATTTCTTTGTTATAGGAAGAGATGCTGCTACTGGTTTATACCCGACAGTTACCGTATTTAATTTTACTTGGTTGAAATTTACCGAACTTCTGACATTCAACATTGGTTTCCGTCTTACTCCAATAAGCGTAATGATGTTGATCGTTATCACAACGGTAAGTTTTATGGTTCATATTTACAGTTTTGGCTATATGGCTGAGCGTGATGACAAGTATAAGTTTGAAGAATACGAACATGGTTTCCAGCGTTTCTATGCTTATCTTTCTTTGTTCACCATGAGTATGCTTGGACTTGTTGTAGCTACAAACATTTTCCAGATGTATATGTTCTGGGAGCTGGTTGGTGTATGTTCTTATTTGTTGATTGGATTCTATTATCCTAAGCATTCTGCCGTACACGCTTCAAAGAAAGCTTTCATCGTTACTCGTTTCGCTGACTTGTTCTTCTTGATAGGAATCTTGTTCTTTAGCTACTATGTCGGAACATTTAATTACGACATGAATGCTAACCCTGAGCTTATCGGTAAGTTAGCTTCTGTAGCTGCTAAATATTCTTGGTTGTTGCCTTCAGCATTATTCTTAATGTTTATTGGTGGTGCTGGTAAGAGTGCGATGTTCCCATTGCATATTTGGTTGCCAGATGCTATGGAAGGCCCAACTCCTGTATCTGCGTTGATTCATGCTGCAACTATGGTTGTTGCTGGTGTTTACCAGGTAGCAAGTCTTTTCCCAATTTGGGTGCAATATGCTCCTAATCAACTTCATTGGGTAGCTTACATTGCTGCTTTTACTTCGTTCTATGCAGCTGCTGTAGCTTGTTGCCAGAGCGATATCAAGCGTGGTCTTGCATTCTCAACTATATCTCAGATTGCTTATATGTTGGTTGCACTTGGCGTAAGTTACGCTATCGACAATCATGAAGGTGGTTTGGGTTATATGGCAGGTATGTTCCACTTGTTCACACACGCTATGTTTAAGGCTTTGTTGTTCCTTTGCTCTGGTGCTATTATTGTCATCATAGGAAGCAACTTCAAGCAGTATATGGGTGGACTTCATAAGTATATGCCTATTACAAACATTTGTTTCCTTATTGGTTGTATCGCCATCAGTGGTGTATGGCCTTTGGCAGGATTCTTCTCAAAGGATGAAATTGTTTCAGCTTGTTTTGAGTTCTCTCCATTCATGGGATGGTTTATGACTCTTGTATCAGGTATGACAGCATTCTATATGTTCCGCTTGTATTATGTTATTTTCTGGGGACAGAGCTATTATGAGCTTGATCCAGAGAATCGCAAGAAGCCAGGTGAGGTTCCTTTCGTTATGTGGGGACCATTGGTATTCCTTGCAATAGTATCAATATTTGCTGGTTGGATTCCTTTTGGACATTTCATTTCAGCTACTGGTCAGAGTATGGAGATTGGATTACAGCATTTTGAGTTTTCTGGTGTTGCGTGGTTCAGTTTGTTGGCTGCTGCCATTGGTATTGGTCTTGCGACATGGATGTATCTTCCAAAGAACAATCCTGTTCCAGATATGCTAGCCAAGAAAATGCCTAGACTTCATAAGGCAGCTCTCAATCGTTTTTATATTGATGATGCTTGGCAGTTCTTTACTCATAAAATCGTGTTTGGTTGTTTCTCTAAGCCTATTGCTTGGTTTGACCGCCATGTTATCGATGGTACTTTTAACTTCATGGCATGGAGTGCTCAGGAAGCCGGTGAGACTATTCGTCCATGGCAGAGTGGAGACGTTCGTTCTTATGCTGCATGGTTCCTTACTGGTACTGTAGCTTTGACTCTGATTTTGCTTTGCATTCTCAGCTAA
- the nuoK gene encoding NADH-quinone oxidoreductase subunit NuoK, producing the protein MNIPVEYFIALSTLLFFIGVFGFVTRRNLVAMLISIELILNSVDINFAVFNRILFPAQFEGFFFTLFSIGVSAAETAVALAIIINVYRNYHSDQVNSIENMKF; encoded by the coding sequence ATGAATATCCCTGTAGAATATTTTATAGCACTTAGTACACTGCTTTTCTTTATTGGAGTGTTTGGCTTTGTTACGCGTCGTAACCTTGTAGCTATGCTTATCTCTATAGAATTGATATTGAATTCTGTAGATATAAATTTTGCAGTCTTCAACCGCATTCTTTTCCCAGCACAGTTTGAAGGTTTCTTCTTCACATTGTTCTCTATCGGAGTAAGTGCAGCTGAGACAGCCGTGGCTTTGGCTATTATTATTAATGTTTACCGTAACTATCACAGTGACCAGGTGAACAGTATTGAAAACATGAAATTCTAA
- a CDS encoding NADH-quinone oxidoreductase subunit J family protein translates to MANLVMFCILAVVILGSAVMCVITKRIIRAATFLLFVLFGVAGIYFLLDYTYLGAAQISVYAGGITVMYIFAIQLVSKRSLQGLIERFKGSRVISGLLLSLVGLATVGVVLIKNNFINAAAQVTDTEVPMDQIGTALLGSGKYQYVLPFEFISVFLLACIIGGIMIARKEDKK, encoded by the coding sequence ATGGCAAATTTAGTTATGTTTTGCATTTTGGCTGTAGTCATTCTTGGATCAGCCGTAATGTGCGTAATTACAAAACGAATCATAAGAGCAGCAACATTTTTGCTCTTCGTTTTGTTTGGTGTTGCAGGAATTTATTTCCTGCTTGACTACACATACCTGGGTGCCGCTCAGATTTCTGTTTATGCCGGAGGTATCACTGTTATGTATATCTTTGCTATTCAGCTTGTTTCTAAGCGTTCACTTCAAGGACTTATTGAGCGTTTCAAGGGTAGCCGTGTCATAAGCGGTTTGCTTTTATCGCTTGTAGGTCTTGCTACTGTAGGTGTAGTTTTAATTAAGAATAATTTTATCAATGCTGCTGCTCAGGTTACTGATACAGAAGTTCCTATGGATCAAATTGGTACAGCCCTTCTTGGAAGTGGTAAGTATCAGTATGTACTTCCATTCGAGTTCATTTCAGTATTTCTTTTGGCATGTATCATTGGAGGTATAATGATTGCACGAAAGGAGGACAAGAAATGA
- a CDS encoding complex I subunit 4 family protein, whose product MSILTLFVVIPVLMLVGLWLAKNDNQVRGVMVVGASALLGLAIWLTITFIQMRHAGNTELMLFTYSTPWFAPLNIAYSVGVDGISVVMILLSAVIVFTGTFASWQLEPMKKEYFLWFVLLSIGVFGFFISTDLFTMFMFYEVALIPMYLLIGVWGTGPKEYAAMKLTLMLMGGSALLILGILGIYYFSGATTMNINEIAALHNIPVAVQKVFFPFIFIGFGVLGALFPFHTWSPDGHASAPTAVSMLHAGVLMKLGGYGCFRIAMYLLPEAAQQLSWIFLVLTTCSVVYGALAACVQTDLKYINAYSSVSHCGMVLFALCMMTQTAITGAVLQMLSHGLMTALFFACIGMIYHRAGTRDVRYLGGLMKVLPFLSVSYVIAGLANLGLPGFSGFVAEMTIFVGSFQNADTFHRVCTIIACTSIVVTAVYILRVVGKILFQKVPNKKFFELHDATWDERLAIGGLIFCVAGLGLFPLWASNVISDAVAPIINHIMSTTVAAL is encoded by the coding sequence ATGAGTATATTAACATTATTCGTAGTAATTCCGGTACTTATGCTTGTTGGTCTTTGGTTAGCAAAGAATGACAATCAGGTACGTGGTGTGATGGTTGTTGGAGCCTCTGCGTTGCTTGGTCTTGCAATATGGCTTACTATCACTTTCATTCAAATGCGTCATGCGGGTAATACCGAACTGATGCTGTTTACATATAGCACACCTTGGTTTGCACCTCTTAATATAGCATATAGCGTTGGTGTTGACGGTATATCTGTTGTGATGATATTGCTTTCTGCTGTTATCGTTTTCACAGGTACTTTTGCATCATGGCAGCTAGAACCAATGAAGAAAGAATATTTCCTTTGGTTTGTTCTTCTTAGCATTGGTGTTTTCGGTTTCTTTATATCAACCGATCTCTTCACCATGTTCATGTTCTATGAAGTTGCTCTTATCCCAATGTACCTTCTTATTGGTGTATGGGGTACAGGGCCTAAGGAATATGCAGCAATGAAGCTTACCCTTATGCTTATGGGTGGTAGTGCTCTTTTGATTCTCGGTATTCTCGGAATATATTATTTTAGTGGTGCAACAACAATGAATATTAATGAAATTGCTGCATTACATAATATACCAGTAGCAGTTCAGAAGGTATTCTTCCCATTCATATTTATTGGTTTTGGTGTACTTGGTGCTTTGTTCCCATTCCATACATGGTCTCCTGACGGTCATGCTTCAGCCCCTACGGCTGTGTCAATGCTCCATGCAGGTGTGCTTATGAAGCTTGGTGGTTACGGATGTTTCCGTATTGCCATGTATTTGTTGCCTGAGGCTGCTCAGCAACTATCTTGGATATTCCTAGTACTTACAACATGTTCTGTCGTATATGGTGCACTCGCTGCATGTGTACAGACTGACTTGAAATATATCAATGCCTATTCATCAGTATCACACTGTGGTATGGTGCTCTTCGCATTGTGTATGATGACACAGACTGCAATTACAGGTGCTGTTCTTCAGATGCTTTCACATGGTCTTATGACAGCTTTGTTCTTCGCTTGTATCGGTATGATCTATCACCGTGCCGGAACTCGAGACGTACGTTATCTTGGTGGTTTAATGAAAGTTCTTCCATTCCTTTCTGTATCTTATGTTATAGCAGGTTTGGCTAACTTAGGTCTACCAGGTTTCTCTGGTTTCGTTGCTGAGATGACAATCTTCGTAGGTTCATTCCAAAATGCAGATACTTTCCATCGTGTATGTACGATAATCGCTTGTACATCTATCGTTGTAACTGCCGTTTACATTCTTCGTGTTGTTGGTAAGATTCTTTTCCAGAAGGTACCAAACAAGAAGTTCTTTGAACTTCATGATGCAACTTGGGATGAGAGGTTAGCAATTGGAGGTCTTATCTTCTGTGTTGCTGGTCTTGGTTTGTTCCCACTATGGGCAAGTAATGTAATCAGCGATGCAGTTGCTCCAATTATCAATCATATTATGAGCACTACAGTAGCTGCTCTGTAA